A genomic stretch from Megachile rotundata isolate GNS110a chromosome 1, iyMegRotu1, whole genome shotgun sequence includes:
- the DNApol-theta gene encoding DNA polymerase theta isoform X1: protein MESISKIPSFGDNTLSACIQAEMKNTNSIDDDSDMQAHIKNSIFSSKVANNAMGIKSTWNQNTSKCKELKTKNATRLKVNSKTTASTRSRIKTVTSLKSNCSSSKDGKENTNINCSKSDISLNSNTLLKQCNKSELSILHVTSNSIKISALSKTINNTTNVKLSNSGTITNNEEKSSIVIPSTSAINTQDRYKLASWGLPPNILRKYESRGITTMFPWQVECLSNHKVIEEQCNLVYSAPTSAGKTLVAEILMIKTILERHKKAIFILPFVSVVREKMYYFQDLLSDSGICVQGFMGGIAPRGGFAATHVAIATIEKANSLINRLMEENELVNLGAVVIDELHLVGDPNRGYLLELLLTKLKYMTIRNENINVQLIGMSATLPNLSLLADWLNAELYKTEFRPVPLNEQCKMGKNIYDNELHLIRTLIPIPELTADSGDILHLCIETISDGHSILIFCPTKNWCEKLAEHIASMFYKLGKEDTKLAEILRHQLDSTLISETLEQLRRSPIGLDNILKNTVSFGTAFHHAGLTMDERDIIEGAFRSGSLRVLVATSTLSSGVNLPARRVIIRSPIFNGKVLDSLTYRQMIGRAGRMGKDTAGESILICESHEQKAAKALLSAALKPIESCLENSGPLIRALLEAIASEVVYTPSDLELYTKCTLISMDSEHDSKDPSNEAIKFLIDNEFLLLQNTEDGHRWVATAFGKACLAASIPPREGLFLLEELQKARRCFVLDTELHVVYLVTPVNSGSQIGAIDWMTFLELWKMLSESERRVGQLVGVEERFLTSAIKGIVRPGKSLNIHRRFYTALALHDLVREMPLGTVCKKYGCCRGVLQSLQQSASTFAGMVTQFCKQLGWDCMELLVSQFQARLQFGVCRELLDLLRLPMLNGLRARSLYKQGITCVADLAVANELDVERALYKALPFESGKEHDGEDESEAIKRNKMRTVFVTGRDGLTPHEAAVMLVQEARALVRNELKLQDMSWKQNEESIFTNESRSKTNMQQNNFQTTTNASIRAKTETSAHNNSEIKIHSSEKLLAKEEKQNLCSFTSKSLECINEEDTLHESCRIKRSDTDIDVVNEIENVKDSKCNVENVMQESNNIKLTDQLLQIDIPELFNSSNGKLSFDFFESSSPKLLHEIKQRQSDESLISFKGIKKNCTQNITLKNSLDNGQKTQNKSEVPSKKIRTSDKTDSTTPVCVNAMTRMSSLENNTKSAISRSPSLFDDSLNLDSQMYNVLEQNIVDSLHFSEFEETKSPAHKLETESKILTNLQITKTSNSNIQINNHETNNSVNFTSSKHNIFFWKDDSWNESKKVAERINQVHVQDEKELSFKHNIRNIKNINLKNIETTGVNNFTPEMKKKYDTKLENSVNISNDLKKISQKRRFKDIAVAKSPVANVVFSKNRGGSLDSNKSDSDDIIVASQNMNSPAASIKIRSKLDSERKLKLCAQKAVNYTPVNVKKSYTAGVPKSIQIEKCNITKKLSEIFTRKVLTSKDCSTDSVISNSDEDTPKKSMKTLQKSQINVKKTPKNSEICLQAKELGGGISKMSNWNTLNIIKVGSDRSTFNLFKREVMQKRYISLALSCEMYIDNGNNIGSKIIDSVNPQRKKRTKRIENYAHGNKKLNGVAIAWESNIAYYISFFNEQDLKIPGKEQMKLLKDIVSNTSLYVKCFATKEIFKTLYECCSISASCRFLDPKVANWLCDSTIHEKTFNEMVEEYFPQGRSITKQISACYDIGPGLNIKSSIPGEFRASAEAILTWHITDKLLNKLGEIHSSLPNTFKDIEMRIIISLACMELNGLGVSLKSLQDLSSIVRKEMTSLEERAYALCGKKFNFSSSKEIGKILGLYNGKKISVNKAVLGHSDHPVSTLIMSWRKLNATQTKIIYPLLNLAQHGCRIHGNCVTNTLTGRISMHEPNLQNIPKDFTSEDGSFTISVRMAFVPAVGNVILSADYCQLELRILTHFSKDETLCDIMTKSGDIFKNIAANWNHVSEDQVDDTMRQHTKQLCYGMIYGMGVKALAESLSVDELKAKEFLESFMNAYSGISKWLDNVVEEARINGYITTIFERRRMLPALTSTNTAEKSQAERQAVNTKVQGSAADITKKAMVNIEERIKCEFPTSVAIMPTVSPIRKLRSNSREAQQRGGFLILQLHDELLYEVNINDLRQVATIVKEEMEQACQLIVPLPVKLKVGSAWGDLCEYNL, encoded by the exons atggaatCTATTAGTAAAATACCATCCTTCGGGGATAACACTTTATCTGCCTGTATTCAGGCtgaaatgaaaaatacaaataGTATTGATGATGATAGTGATATGCAGGCACATATCAAAAATAGTATTTTTAGTTCTAAGGTAGCTAATAATGCAATGGGTATTAAATCCACCTGGAATCAGAATACTTCAAAATGTAaagaattaaaaacaaaaaatgcaACAAGATTAAAAGTTAATAGCAAAACTACTGCATCCACAAGATCAAGAATTAAAACAGTTACTTCTTtgaaaagtaattgtagttcatcAAAGGATGGTAAAGAAAACACAAACATTAATTGTTCAAAAAGtgatatttctttaaattcaaaTACATTATTAAAACAATGTAATAAATCTGAATTGTCGATTTTGCATGTTACTAGCAATAGTATTAAAATTAGTGCTTTATctaaaacaataaataatacaacCAATGTAAAATTATCTAATAGTGGCACTATAACAAATAACGAAGAGAAATCTTCAATAGTAATTCCTTCTACTTCTGCTATTAATACTCAAGATAGGTACAAGTTAGCTTCTTGGGGTTTACCACCAAATATACTTCGG AAATATGAATCACGAGGAATAACAACTATGTTTCCTTGGCAAGTGGAATGTTTATCAAATCATAAAGTCATTGAAGAGCAATGCAATCTTGTGTATTCTGCCCCAACATCAGCTGGAAAAACCTTAGTAGCAGAAATTCTGATGATAAAAACAATATTAGAAAGACACAAAAAAGCAATTTTTATCTTGCCATTTGTTTCTGTTGTTAgagaaaaaatgtattattttcaa GATTTACTGTCTGACAGTGGAATTTGTGTACAAGGATTTATGGGTGGTATTGCTCCACGTGGAGGATTTGCTGCTACTCATGTTGCAATAGCAACAATTGAAAAAGCAAACTCCTTAATAAATCGTCTAATGGAAGAAAATGAACTAGTCAATTTAGGAGCTGTAGTGATAGATGAATTGCATCTTGTTGGTGATCCAAATCGTGGTTACCTACTTGAATTACTATTAactaaattgaaatatatgacAATTag gaatgaaaatattaatgtacaatTGATTGGTATGTCTGCTACACTTCCAAATCTATCTCTTTTAGCTGATTGGTTAAATGCTGAACTGTACAAAACGGAATTCAGACCTGTACCTCTAAATGAACAATGCAAA ATGGggaaaaatatttatgacaatGAATTACATTTAATCAGAACTCTGATACCAATACCAGAATTAACTGCGGATTCCGGAGATATTCTTCATTTATGTATTGAAACAATATCTGATGGACATAGTATATTGATTTTTTGTCCAACAAAAAATTGGTGTGAAAAACTAGCTGAACATATAGCTTCTATGTTTTATAAATTAG gCAAAGAAGATACAAAACTCGCAGAAATTTTACGGCATCAATTGGATTCTACATTAATCTCTGAAACGTTGGAACAATTAAGACGAAGTCCAATAGGTTtagataacatattaaaaaatacagttTCATTTGGAACAGCTTTTCATCATGCTGGTCTTACAATGGATGAACGTGATATTATAGAAGGAGCTTTTAG atCAGGATCTTTAAGAGTTCTTGTTGCAACATCAACTTTAAGTAGCGGAGTAAATTTACCAGCAAGACGAGTAATTATCAGATCACCAATATTTAATGGGAAAGTATTAGATAGCCTTACCTATAGGCAAATGATAGGACGTGCAGGTAGAATGGGAAAAGATACAGcag GAGAAAGTATATTAATTTGTGAATCACATGAACAGAAAGCAGCCAAAGCATTATTATCAGCTGCTTTAAAACCAATTGAGTCCTGTCTTGAAAATTCAGGCCCCTTAATTAGAGCTCTTTTGGAAGCTATAGCTAGTGAAGTTGTATACACGCCATCGGATCTTGAATTATACACTAAATGTACTTTAATAAGTATGGATAGTGAACATGACTCAAAAGATCCTTCAAATGAagctatcaaatttttaatagataatgaatttttatt ACTACAAAACACAGAAGACGGACATAGATGGGTAGCTACAGCTTTTGGAAAAGCATGTTTAGCAGCTTCGATACCACCTAGAGAGGGTTTGTTCTTACTTGAAGAACTTCAGAAAGCAAGACGATGTTTTGTTTTGGATACTGAATTACATGTAGTGTATTTAGTAACACCTGTTAACTCTGGAAGTCAAATTGGAGCAATCGACTGGATGACTTTTCTAGAATTGTGGAAAATGTTATCAGAAAGTGAACGCAGAGTTGGACAACTTGTTGGTGTAGAAGAGAGATTCTTAACATCAGCTATTAAGGGGATAGTGCGACCAGGAAAATCa cttAATATACATAGAAGATTTTATACTGCATTAGCTTTACATGATTTGGTACGAGAAATGCCTCTTGGTACAGTTTGTAAAAAATACGGTTGTTGCCGTGGAGTTCTTCAAAGTTTACAACAGTCTGCTTCTACATTTGCCG GAATGGTCACGCAATTCTGTAAACAGTTAGGCTGGGACTGCATGGAGTTATTAGTATCGCAATTCCAGGCTCGTTTACAATTTGGTGTCTGTAGagaattattagacttattacgcCTTCCAATGTTAAATGGATTACGTGCTAGAAGTCTTTATAAACAAGGAATTACCTGTGTCGCAGATTTAGCTGTTGCTAATGAACTTGATGTTGAACGTGCACTTTATAAAGCACTTCCTTTTGAAAG TGGAAAAGAACACGATGGTGAAGATGAATCAGAAGCtataaaacgaaataaaatgagAACAGTATTTGTTACTGGAAGAGATGGCTTAACGCCTCATGAAGCAGCAGTTATGCTAGTGCAAGAAGCTAGAGCACTAGTTAGG AACGAACTGAAATTGCAAGATATGTCATGGAAGCAGAATGAAGAATCTATTTTTACTAATGAATCTCGTTCAAAAACAAATATGCAACAGAATAATTTTCAGACTACAACAAATGCAAGCATACGTGCAAAAACTGAAACTTCTGCACATAataattctgaaataaaaattcattcgaGTGAAAAACTACTTGCAAAggaagaaaaacaaaatttatgttCATTCACTAGTAAGAGTCTTGAATGTATTAACGAAGAAGATACTTTGCACGAATCGTGTAGAATTAAACGATCCGATACAGATATAGATGTCgttaatgaaattgaaaatgttaaagatTCTAAATGTAACGTAGAAAATGTAATGCAAGAAAGTAATAATATCAAACTTACCGATCAATTATTGCAAATAGATATTCCAGAACTGTTTAATTCTTCAAATGGAAAACtttcttttgatttttttgAATCTAGTAGCCCTAAACTACTACATGAAATTAAACAAAGACAAAGTGATGAATCACTAATTAGCTTCAAgggtattaaaaaaaattgtactcAAAATATTACCCTTAAAAATTCGCTAGACAACGGACAAAAAACTCAAAATAAAAGTGAGGTACCTAGTAAAAAAATTAGAACTTCGGATAAAACAGATTCCACAACACCAGTTTGTGTAAATGCAATGACTCGTATGTCAAGTTTAGAGAATAATACAAAATCAGCAATTTCAAGAAGTCCCAGTTTATTTGATGATAGTTTGAATCTTGATTCACAAATGTATAATGTTCTTGAACAAAACATTGttgattctttacatttttcagaatttgaggaaaCTAAATCACCTGCTCACAAATTAGAAACAGAAAGTAAaatattgacaaatttacagattACTAAAACATCTAATAGCaacattcaaataaataatCATGAAACTAATAATTCAGTAAACTTTACAAGTTCGAagcataatatatttttttggaAGGACGATTCGTGGAACGAATCGAAAAAAGTCGCGGAAAGGATAAATCAAGTTCATGTCCAAGATGAAAAAGAGCTATCATTTAAACAcaatattagaaatataaaaaatataaatttgaaaaatatagaaactactggagtgaataattttacacctgaaatgaagaaaaaatatgacacgaaattagaaaattctgtGAATATTTCTAATGATTTAAAGAAGATATCTCAGAAGCGTAGATTTAAAGATATTGCAGTTGCAAAATCACCTGTGGCAAATGTAGTTTTTAGTAAAAATCGTGGCGGATCATTAGATTCAAATAAGTCAGATTCAGATGATATTATTGTTGCTTCACAAAATATGAATTCACCTGctgcaagtataaaaataagaagTAAATTAGATTCTGAACGAAAGCTAAAGTTATGTGCTCAAAAAGCTGTTAATTATACACCCGTTAATGTCAAAAAGTCATATACAGCAGGTGTTCCAAAATcaatacaaattgaaaaatgcaaTATTACCAAAAAATTAAGTGAAATATTTACAAGAAAGGTATTAACTAGTAAAGATTGCAGCACAGATAGTGTAATCTCAAATTCAGATGAAGATACTCCTAAAAAATCAATGAAAACATTGCAGAAATCTCAGATAAACGTAAAAAAGACTCCCAAGAATTCGGAAATATGCTTGCAAGCTAAAGAACTTGGAGGTGGCATCAGTAAAATGAGCAACTGGAATacgttaaatattataaaagttgGGAGTGATAGAAgcacatttaatttatttaaacgtgAAGTTATGCAAAAACGATATATTTCTTTAGCATTGAGTTGTGAAATGTATATTGACAATGGTAATAACATAGGTTCTAAAATTATCGATTCCGTAAATCCTCAAAGGAAAAAGAGAACTAAAAGAATAGAAAATTATGCTCATGGAAATAAAAAGTTGAATGGTGTTGCTATTGCTTGGGAAAGCAATATTGCAtactatatttctttttttaatgaacaag atttaaaaattccaggAAAGGAACAAATGAAATTACTCAAAGACATAGTTTCTAATACATCGTTATATGTAAAGTGTTTCGCAACTAaggaaatatttaaaactttgtacGAATGTTGCAGTATTTCTGCGTCCTGCAGATTTTTAGATCCAAAAGTAGCAAATTGGTTATGTGATAGCACTATTCATGAAAAGACTTTTAATGAAATG GTAGAGGAATATTTTCCACAAGGACGTTCTATAACAAAGCAAATATCTGCATGTTATGATATAGGACCTGGACTAAATATCAAGAGTTCAATTCCAGGAGAATTTAGAGCATCTGCTGAAGCTATACTTACATGGCATATAACAgataaacttttaaataaattaggaGAAATTCATTCATCATTGCCAAATACATTTAAAG ATAttgaaatgagaataataatctCACTAGCTTGTATGGAATTAAATGGCTTAGGTGTATCTTTAAAATCATTACAAGATTTGTCTTCTATTGTACGTAAAGAAATGACATCGTTAGAAGAACGAGCGTATGCACTGTGTGGGAAGAAATTCAATTTCTCTTCGTCTAAGGAAATTGGGAAG attttaggaCTATATAATGGGAAAAAAATTAGTGTAAATAAAGCTGTATTAGGACATTCTGACCATCCTGTATCAACTCTTATTATGTCATGGCGCAAATTGAATGCAACTCAAACTAAG attatATATCCACTACTAAACCTAGCTCAACACGGCTGTCGTATTCATGGTAACTGTGTTACCAATACACTAACTGGTAGAATATCTATGCACGAGCCAAATTTGCAAAACATACCAAAGGATTTTACTTCTGAAGATGGTAGTTTTACAATAAGTGTTCGAATGGCGTTTGTTCCCGCTGTAGGAAATGTTATATTATCAGCAGACTATTGTCAACTTGAATTAAGAATATTAACTCATTTTTCAAAAGATGAAACATTATGTGATATTATGACTAAATCCGgtgacatttttaaaaatatagcaGCCAATTGGAATCATGTCTCTGAAGATCAG GTCGATGATACGATGCGTCAACATACCAAACAATTATGTTATGGAATGATTTATGGTATGGGAGTAAAAGCACTTGCTGAAAGTTTATCTGTAGATGAACTAAAAGCCAAAGAATTTTTAGAATCATTTATGAATGCATATTCAGGTATATCTAAGTGGTTGGATAATGTCGTAGAAGAAGCTCGAATAAATGGATACATAACAACCATTTTTGAAAGACGTAGAATGCTGCCAGCATTAACGAGTACAAATACAGCAGaaaaat CCCAAGCAGAACGTCAAGCAGTAAATACTAAAGTTCAGGGGTCTGCAGCTGATATTACAAAAAAAGCAATGGTAAATATCGAGGAAAGAATAAAATGTGAATTTCCAACTTCAGTAGCTATTATGCCTACTGTTAGTCCTATTCGCAAGTTAAGAAGTAATAGCAGAGAAGCACAACAAAGAGGtggttttttaatattacaacttcatgatgaattattatatgaa GTAAATATAAATGATTTAAGGCAGGTAGCAACAATTGTAAAGGAAGAAATGGAACAAGCATGCCAACTTATAGTACCATTGCCGGTAAAACTTAAAGTTGGATCTGCATGGGGAGATCTTTGTGAATATAATCTTTAA